TCCCCATTCCCCATCTCGCCTTACTGAACTAATTTTTGGCTGCTGCTGTAGTTCAAATTCATTTGTTATGAAACACCCACAATGTTTTGAGCCATTATCAGGCCATAAGATCAAGTATAGCCTTTCTGTCTGGCCACAGCCATCAGGTAAGCCAAGATGGGTATTTACAAGTACATCCAGGAGCTATGGAGGAAGAAGCAGTCCAGAGTAATGCGGTTTCTTCTCAGGGTGCGCTGCTGGCAGTACCACCAGCTCTCTACGCTCCACaggtgcccccaccccacccagcccaaTAAAGCGCTCAGGCTGGGTTACAAGGCCAAGCAAGATTATGTCATATCAGATTCATGTGTGCCATGGGGGCCGCAAACACCCAGTTCCTAAGGGTGCAATCTATGGCAAGCCTGTCCATCACAGTGTTAACCAGTTAAAGTTTGCTCAAAGCCTTCAGTCTCTTGCCAAGGAGTGAGCTGGGCGCCACTTTGGGGCTCTGAGAGTCCTGAATTCTTACTGGGTTGATGAAGATTCCATGTACAAATTCTTTGAGGTTATCCTCATGGATCCAGTCCATAAAACTATCAAATGGAATCCTGACACTCAGTGGATCACCAAACCAGTCCACAAGCACAGGGAAATGCGATGGCTGACATCTGCAGGCTGCAAGAATCGTGGCCTTGGAAAGGGCCACAGTCTCACCATACTATGGGTGGTTCTTGCCCTGCAGCTTGGGGAAGGCACAATACTCTCCAGCTCCACCATTACTGCTAATATGAGTAATGTTTGTAAAATCTTACCTAATAAACAATTtagaatcataaaaaaaaaagatcaagtaTAAACAATGAACAATGAACTATGGAGAGCAATATTCATCTCCTTCCTTTCTagtcctcccttctctctccgcAGTACCCACAGGGTACATAATAAGTGTGTGTGGAGTTACTTTGGGCCACTGCTGTCTCTGGACAGCCCTCAGCCTGGGGCAACAATGGTGCCAACTGAGGAAATGAGGGAGGGTTATCAGCAGTTATCTCAGGAAAGACAGGCTTCCTATCATCAAAGAACAACCAAAGCCCCTCCCCAAGTATCAAATTATCCTCTTcctaggagagagaagagaaaagaccTAACatttattatacccattttacaaattaggaaactggCTGAGAAGGTGAAATgatttgcccaggatcacacagccagtgacagagcctgagattaaaaaaaacttgtAGCACTTGctaatttctgtggtgtaaatattcccaacGAGGCTGATTTAAAACTAACTAACATGACATCTCTAAACAGAGTTGGAAAGAGACGCTCACGATGGACTCTCACAAGCAGATCATTGAATAGCAAACACAAAACTATTGCATTTTTAACACATGCCTGCCATTTGCTGGAGTGCAAGGGCAGAGACTTCATCTTTTTTTACTTGTCCTCACAGCATATGGCAGAGTGCTGCCTGTGGTTGATAGGAACACTGGCGGAATGAGGGAAGGACATCCATTCTCTTCTCCCTAGGCCATGCTACTTCACACAGCCACGCCTACCAACAACATCACGTGTATAGAATTTTATTGACTCAGCTCTTTCACACACAGTAACTCAAGCAGACACCACCTTGAATATGATGGACGCACTATGAGAAAGGCTCCTTTGAAAGCCTGAACTTCTCCCTCCTCACCTCACTTCTTCCTACCCCATcctccctcttttaaaaaagttttttttgaaTATGTGGTgacataaaattacattttaaccatttttaagtgtacaattcatcagcattaagtatattcacattgttgtacaaccatctcTAAAactttttatcttcccaaacttCATACTCATTAAACGACTCTCCGTTTCCCTGTCCCCCAGCTGCTGGTAAccgccattctactttctgtctctgtgaatttgagtACTCCGGGTacctcatataattggaatcaaaaaatatttgtccttttgtgtctggtttatttcactgagcataatgtcttcaaggttcatccttgtTATAGCATATGtcacaatttccttcctttttaaggctgaataagattccatggtatatatacaccacattttgtttagccatACATCCCTTGATGGACTTGGGTCGCTCCCatctttggctattgtgaatattgctTCTATGAACCTTGGTGTTCAAGTTCttgttttcactctttcttgtgtatatccagaagtggcattactgggtcataaggtaactCTATGTTtgagtttttgaggaactgcttactgttttccacaacagctgctccactttacattcccaccagcaatgcacaagtgTTCCATTTCTCCATAGCCTAGTCAACTgctgttattttctggttttatctcattgtggttttgatttgcatttccctaattattagtgatgttgagcatcttttcgtgtgccTTTGTCCTTTTGCagatcttccttggagaaatgtctattcaagtcttttgcccattttttaaacgagtttttttttctgttgagttgtagGGGTTCTTTTTATACTCTTCATATCAATCCCTtctcagatacatgatttgcaaataatttctcccattcagtgggtggccttttctctctgttcagTGTCCTTTGATGCCCCCTCCTTTCTTTTAAGGAACTGATTCATCATTTCCTTCTGAAGCCAAAATCCCCTGACTCATACTTTTAACCATTGTACTGTGTACTCTGTTCATTCTCAATCTATTTCTCTACCTATCTATCCCCTTATCACTATCTCTTTCAGTCTCTCTTAAACAAAAATCTACTTAAAACATATCTAGCACAACATTCCATTTGTTTGCCTCAGACATTCAATAgagattattatttattcttttgtttcgttttttgtttgtttgcttatgcACCTCTCCTTTCAGACTATAAACTTCCTGGGATTAGGGACCATGACAGGCACACCATAAATAGTAGTTGGATGTATGAAGGACGCTTATATTACTCTCCCACTTAATCTGTCACCTTTAATAGGATGTGACATATGTGTGTGCAAGAACAGAGACTATCTTTGTTGTCATACCAGTAATTAGCGCTGTGTCTGGGACATAGCTGGCACTCACAAATGTCTGTAGCACGAATGAATTGAACTGTCTCCTCTTAGACATTCAGTTGTTTTTAATTGTCATCCTATTAAAAGTAGCTCAtcttcaaaaaacaaaccaacaaaatagaaaatcccCTGACTCATGCATATGGCAATTCTTCTTAAAACACTCCCTGcacgtattttattttattttattttattttatttttaaagattttattggggaaggggaacaagactttattggggaacagtgtgtacttccaggcctgttttccaagtcaagttgttatcctttcaatcttagttgtggagggtgccattcagcttcaagttgttgtcctttcagttttagttgtgtcgggtgcagctcagctccaggtccagttgccattgctagttgcaggggacacagcccaccatcccttgcgggagtcaaactggcaaccttgtggttgagagactactggcccatgtgggaatcgaaccagcagccttcggagttaggagcatggagctctaaccgcctgagccaccgggcctgcccccTGCACGTATTTTAGAATGATCTAGgaagttaaattaaaaagaaagtcagaCTAGTCATGCTCTATTCCTCTCTTTTACAGTTTCACATTTCtaaggaaaattcagaaaaagggCAGGGGAAACGGGATTGTGGGCTAGAGTGAAAAGGGAGGCTGCCTGGAGAATGACAAAACATAACATCTATCACGACAAAACATAACATTTACTAAGTACTTATTTcttgccagacactgttttaagcaATTTTAAATCCTCAAAACTATGCTATTATATCAACAGTAAAACaatttgcattttacagatgaagaaatagaagccCGGAGAGGTTAACTAGTCTGCCCCAAATCACAAACTAGGTGGCGCCAGAAATTGAACCCGAACAACATGGTCCAGAGGACACTTTATGGATCACTACGTGACCCTGTGCAAGCTCTGGGGTCAGAATTATCTGATTTCAAATGACTAATGAATACATGACTACAAACCCATTAGCAATCTGAGAGAAAttcaaactgaaaacaagatTTTACTTCACACCTACCAGCAATTTGAAAATTGGATAATACCAAGGGTGGGTGGGGAAttagagaaatagaaactctCATGTTAACTATGGGTGGGAGTGTAGACTGGTACAGCCATTCTAGAAGTGATCTGGCAGTTCTTCATCCAGTTAAGTATGAGTGTAGACTATGACCTGAGAATGTCACTCCTGGGTATACATCCCAGAGAAATTCTTACATTGGTGCAGAGGGGAACATTGAGAAGGATCTCCttacagcattgtttatagaAAAGGGAGTTGaaggcaacctaagtgtccattgccAGGGGAATAGGTAAGTAAAATGTAGATGCACAGGATGGCAAAGATTTGCATCAGTGAACCAGCTGTATGCACTTTAACACGGTCAAATTGTAAAAACAATGCTGATGGGGGATGTGGGGGAGAGACACGGATCGTGGTTCATAGCCcaatatatgtaaatctttacttttatgtaaatttaaaatgaatacacagAAAATAACTCTACATTTTCGAAGGATACATACAAAGtcaaagatatttattgaatactctaGAACTGTTGTGGGGGATGAGACTAGAGGATGgtgatgaaagaaaacaacatgcATTCACACAGAAAAGTGTACAAGAGAAGTGtcttgcaaaatggagataaaagatCTATGCATCCCAGTTCTATCAAGTtattgctgtgtgaccctggataaGTCATTTCACCTTTTTGatacttgtttttcttgtttggaaGATGGAAGATATGGGCCTTTACAACTTGTGTCATGAAGGATGTCTACAAAGGAAGTCAATGTAGAATGGAAAGTGCAAGGAGCCAGACAGACCCAGCCGTTCACTCTGTGGCCTTGAGGAATCACTTCACTCTCTAAGTTTTTGTCGTAAATGAGGTGGTCAAGGCAGGGGTTGCTAAGAAGGGGACATTTGAGAAAAACcttgaaggaggggagggagggcgcCATATGGATATCTGGGGGGAAAAGTAAtttaggcagagggaagagtCATTTCTACCTATAGGTAATGAATGATGTGAAGTTCCCctcacagtgcctgggacacaaTAAGCGGTCAGTAGCTGTTGAGTGTtcacccctttccttcctcttacaTAGATGTCAGGATCCAGGTGACCACGTAATGTACCTTCCAGCTTCAGTGACAGTGACACTCTGGCTTCGGAACTTCTTTGAAACACTGTGTTCACGTACACCATCCACCTGCAGGAGTGCCCTCTCTAACGGACCACAGGAGCCCCAGCCGAGAAAGAAGTCACTGCTGCTGGGGCTTCAGCCTGCATGGGGTGCACAAGAGCTCTCCAACAGGAAGCTAGAAACAGTGAGGCAGGGGCCCTCGCCAGCTGCTATTCCCCTCTAGAGACTCCTACCCCAGCACTCACCAAAGCTAGGACAGAGCCTAGAGGGACTTGAGTGAGAGcacaggagagaagggaagggacccATATTTACTATGGCAGATCTGGgttggaatattattctgccacttactagctctttTACCTTCACAAATCATGGAACCCCTCTGAACTTCGATTTCcctatctgtagaatgggaatgaAAATGTCAATTCTGCACAGTGGTTGTGAGGACTTCCTGAGACAAGATTTGTGAAAGTGGCAAATATCTGGGGCTCAACAAAAAGTAGGCCCCTTTCCTTCTGTACCAAGTACCTGGGAGGCAGCCACTGTCTTATTCAGTCAGTTTGggtccttatttattttatttctgtggggATGGAATCAAGGAGGGTATAAGATTGCAGTGAGACAACGGAAAAAAACTGTGCTTAGCATAGTTACTGGACCAAAATAGGTACTTCATAGGTGTTTGTTAGATAcctggatggctggatggatgcATGACTGGGTTGTGGAAGAATGGCTTGCTGGCAGGATGTCAGGGGAAACATAATTTGTATTACAGAAATACAAGTCTGCACAAAAACCAGTTGTTTTACAAGAGGGTTTTATTATAACTATTTGTGACCTTAGGTCTCAAGCACAGGTGTAACATAGATGAGTAAAAACAGGCATAAACATGCTCAGTTCTAGTCAGCTATGACGTACACGTACCGCTCTTGTGCCTATGATTCTTCTCGATGAGGTGAGGAGCAGGGGGTTGTGTGCACCAACATTCGCTAACTGACATCACTGGTAGTTCTCTGGGGTGAAGGCTGAGATCAGGGAAAATGCAGGATGAGGCCTTCTTGATGTACAAGATAGCTTGGAAATCCTGATTGGTGATATTTCTTTGAAAGAATTACAACTTAGCTTTTCCTATCATCCCTGTCACCATTGCAAGAAGTGAGAGACATAGATTAGCAGCCAATTCTGTGTTCAGGGCAGTTTCATTCTGTGTGCTGTCTGCAATCCCTTAGCCCCTCTGAGTCCCATGTTCCCCTTGGTAAGATAAAGGAATTGGACCCCTGCAACTCCAAAATGTTCTGATCCTCTGAAAAATCCCTgacatctgtttttaaaatggggacaTAGAACTTTGGAAGGATATGAATTAAATGCCTTCCCTAACTGTTCCTGAAGGGTCTCTTAAACCCTTTCACAATAAGTGCATGTATATGTCAATATGTCTGTTTATGCTACATCCTGGGAAAGCAGTAAGCTTTGGAGACATGTCTCAATTCTAGCCCTTCCGTGGGAAACTGTAGATCCACTGATGATTAAGGTTCAGTTCCTGCCCCAGGGTAGGGAGGACAGACACTGAAGTGGAAAAACTTCAGTAACCAGAGGTTTAGGTTTTAAACCAGAGGTTAAGGTTTAAAAAGTTGGAACCCTTCCAGCCCAAAATGCTGCTAGAAGGAAGCCAATGACCCTGCCTGGAGGACTTCAGGAAGGCTACCTGTGGGAGGTATTCTGGGtcaaaaagaagagagagcagCTGAGGAGGTCAGAACCAGGTAGAGGTCACAGGGGGTGGAAAGGTGGCTGTATTCAGGTGGTGAGGGGATCAGCAAGGCTGTAGCATGGGCTACAAAGTACAattgtccccccacccccatgggcCCGAGGTGTAAGTGAGACCTCGGCCCGTGCGTTGCGGCAACATTCTGGGAGAAGCAGGGGTGCTCACAAGTTACCATCTCGGAACTGTCAGACTTATTCTTTGTTGAGCACTTCCTGCAGGCAGACCTTGTACACCTTATATACATATTATAGCAGTGTTTCCTGAAGTGCGCTATCTAAGTCCGTGGGGCATATGAGGTGACTTCAGACAGAATACCAAGAACAAAATAATTACTTTCATAATTATGCTTTATGTTTATGCTTACCTTCCATGTTTGGCAGgtagcatttgtttttgtttacaatTTAGTTACAaagtatcctttttaaaaatttaagttttaaaaagtgagtcgatttaaagaaaaaacatttattaagtaaacATACAGCTGGTACGCAAAAATTGAGAAAGGGGTAGATGAATCAATGAAATTCAAGAAACACTGTGCTTTAGCATACAAGCATTTATCTCATTCAGAGctcttttggttgcaagtaaTAGATAACTCAAATCAGCTTAAGCAAAATGAGAGAATGTGTCCTAACAAGGGAGTCTCACAGGCCCCAAAGGAAGGGAGTCTCACAGGCCCCAAAGGAAAAAGTGCAGCTGTGTCTCAAGAAGGGCTTAGCCTGGAGGAGGAGAGTCAGCAGGCCCCTGGAAGCACCACCCCCTCCTCTCTCCAGGCTCCTGGGGTCTCCTTCTCGTCTCTGCCTTGCTTTACACATCTTCATCTTCTCTCGGAGCAGAGCCAGTTTCTCTAGTACACTCATGTATGTGGCCGCCCTCCACTACCCTCCCAACTCCCctcatatacatatagatagatacacacatgtggaaacacacacactcacagctcCAGAGTTTATAAATCTTCAGGTGGGTGACCTACAGAGCCTGGAAAAGGATCCCTGAATCTTGCAACTTATTCCTGAGAGAGGGAACCTGACTGGCCCAACCTGAGCCAGATACTcacttcttatccattcagcttcTATAGGAGGATTGAGGGGAACAAATTCTCAGAAAAAGGTAGAATCTGGGTGGAACAGTCACCCTGATCAAGAGGTATCTGCCTCCACAACTTAATTCACtgctcataacaaccctatgaggtaggaaATTCAGCTCGCCATCCATCAACAGGAAGTGACAAAGCCAAGACGTGCACCCGGGTCTGTGTGACACCAAAGCTCTAGTATGCTATCTATCTGGTCACCAGCATAAGTCCAGCCTACAGCTACCATCCCAGACCCAAGCAGGTTACTGGCCCTTTGGGAGACAGTTATAAAAATCATCAATCCAGTGCTTGCCCAGTAGACAGGGAACAAGGATCCCAACTTCATGCAGAAGCTAGCTGGAAGGGAGGAAAATTTCTCAGATGGCCTTCAGGACTCTGGAAATCAGAGAAGTCTCCTCCAAGCCCTGGGTCTGGGGCTTCCAGGTTCATACTGCGGATACCCAGCTCAGGGTGTGACAGGAggctcatttgaaaatatttgctgaatatcacaGGCAGGCATTTAGAGATCCTCAAGAAGTTGGCACTTCTCTTCTGCACCCAGAATTCAAGTGTCTGCTGGCCCTTAAGACCATAactcttcctcccacctcctggaATCTAAATTAGGAAGGGCCCTCTAGGAAGCGAGGCAGGGAGAACTGATAGGCTCCTTTTACTCTTGGAGCCTCCCACACACACAGGCGCTTCCCAGCCTAAGCTCCTGTTGTCATGGAAGCCTCTGAGCATCACGGTGCCCTAGACAGCCCGAGTTTGGCTTTGAGGGGCCTTTGCCCACCCCCACCGCGGGTGGCTGCCCTATAGGAGGTACTTCATCAGGGTCTGTTATtgagacagatggatggatgtgGCGCTTGTGTCTCTCCCACTCCACAAGAGCTGACCCTGGCCTGGGGTAAGGCCTGTGCAGAGAGTCATATCAGCCTCGGGAAACAAGCTCTCTGTCCTCGTGTTTGGTCTATGCATGTTTTATCTTCTCTGGTCACGACCATTCAGGACAGGCGGTCGGGTGAGTGGGGAGAAGTTTCCACTGAACTATTTCCCTGAAGCAGTGTCACAGAGACCTTTTTCCATGGATGGAGACAAGGTAGCACCATCCTAGCTCAAAAGTCTGCCCCAAAGATACTGCCACGCCGCCCAGGGAGTGTCTCTTTCCCAAAACCCCCTCTCTACCTTTATAGTAATAAAGGGAATGATTGCACAAAACTTTAGGCCATACTCACTTGGGGCTGCTGCCCTGCTCAGGCGAACTGGGTGGCTCAGTCTTCCCCCAAGGTTTGCCCCTGGCCCTGACTTTTCTCCCAGAGCTATCTATCACATTCAGGCACCCAGGATGAGGTCATCAGCCAAGGTTACTATGGAAGATTCCAAAGGTGCTAAAGGGGTTCATTCAAGTTCTGGATTTTCCAGCAGTCTGGCTCTGCCATCATCCCCATCTTGAGGAGGTAGTCTCTATATCTAGTGGGCCCCCAGTGCCCAGGGAGGAGGTGCCCAGACCACAGCAGATACCCCTCTTTCCCCCACATCAGTAGTGATGTCCATGAAAGAGAAGCCTCTGGACCGGGCCCCAACAATCAGAGACTAATTTTTGAGGGAATTGACAGGGATATGGTTCAGCGGCATGACCACTTCGGTGCCAGTCTCCGTGGTGGCCAGAGGGCATTTCCGGCTGCTGCGCAGGCTGTGGAACTTCTCGGTGAGGTGCTTGCGGAACTTCTTGGTTAGGAAACAGTAGATGATGGGGTCCAAGACACAGTTGGTGCTAAGAAGGCAGAGGGTGATCTGATGAGCATCGTTAATAGCCTGGTGGAAGGCGCTGTCCTGGAAGCCCAGCTCGGCCAGGGTCCAGGGCAGCTGTACCATGTGGTGAGGCACAAAGCATATGATGAACACGGCCAAGACCATGCAGACCATCCACAGTGCCCGGCGCTTGACTTCCGCGTTGCGCTGCAGCTGCGTGGGTTGCATGAGCAGCGTGCGAATGATGACCAGGTTGCAGATGAAGATGATGAGGAAGACGACGAAGAAGCTAACCACAAGGAAGATGTGAATGATGAGGACTGGCATGCTGCCCTTCTCATAATGCTCAAAGCAGCGGGTGATGTTGCCTGAGCCCGCCTTGTTGGGCACTACGTTGGTGGAGTCCAGGACAAAGAAGTAGGATGCAGCACCTACAATGGCCACCCAGATGACCAGGGACAAATAGATGCCACGCTTGCGGGTGGTGGCCTGAGCCGTCTTGATTGGCCGTGTCACCGCCTGGAAGCGGTTGTAAGTGATGACGGCCAGGAAGGCCACTGAGCAGTAGGtgttgatgaagaaaaagcagcCAGTCATATTGCACAGGAATTTAGGGAGAATCCAGTCTCCCTTATGGTAGTAGTAGACAATCCACAGGGGCAGGGTGACCAAGAAGAGCAGGTCGGCCATGGTGAGATTCACCATGAAGATCTTTATCTCATTGAGTTTCTTGGAAGGGTAAAGGCGGACAAACACCCACAGCACGTAGCTATTGGCGATGACTCCCAGCACGAAGATGATGCTATAAGCAATCGGGAAGAGGGTGTATCGGAACTCGGAGTCCACACGAGAGGAGTCATTTGTCGCCATCGCTCGGGGCTGCAAGCGGTAGCTGTTTACTGTGTCCTGCCTATGCCTGGAAGACCACACAGGAATTCTGGTTAAGGAAGGGCTGACAAGGGACTATCTTATTTCATCACTTCCAAGactcattttgtacatttttaaagctctaaaATCAGTGGCATCTTCCAACTAtttggcagcattttttttctttctacataaaATAAAGGTGTGTTTCTAAAATGAATGCCATCTGCGATTCAATAAAATCAATGGcaattcagtttcttttctcttgttctttttaaaatatacctttgtATTCTTTGGCTTATTTTGACCTAAAGTTTTAGATAATCTATTTCTaggcataaaatatataatataaattgttaatattctgacaaaatttgaatatttttcttttaatgaaatttgaaataaaaatgttgacgGTAAATGtcctatatttaaaaagaattgatgTGCTCataaaaaatctggaaaatacagAATATGAGGGTCATCCAGGGAATGAAATACTAGCCAGTCATTAGAGAGAACAAGTTAGAACTGACTGTCCTGATATGGAACGTTGTCCCAGGATAATATtgtgaagtaaaacaaaacacaaaaaagtttTTGTGACCCATTATAtatgtgaaaacaaatgaaaaaggatCTAGAAGGTACACCTCA
The Rhinolophus ferrumequinum isolate MPI-CBG mRhiFer1 chromosome 9, mRhiFer1_v1.p, whole genome shotgun sequence genome window above contains:
- the PTAFR gene encoding platelet-activating factor receptor isoform X3, giving the protein MRIMPSLQQASWKRHRQDTVNSYRLQPRAMATNDSSRVDSEFRYTLFPIAYSIIFVLGVIANSYVLWVFVRLYPSKKLNEIKIFMVNLTMADLLFLVTLPLWIVYYYHKGDWILPKFLCNMTGCFFFINTYCSVAFLAVITYNRFQAVTRPIKTAQATTRKRGIYLSLVIWVAIVGAASYFFVLDSTNVVPNKAGSGNITRCFEHYEKGSMPVLIIHIFLVVSFFVVFLIIFICNLVIIRTLLMQPTQLQRNAEVKRRALWMVCMVLAVFIICFVPHHMVQLPWTLAELGFQDSAFHQAINDAHQITLCLLSTNCVLDPIIYCFLTKKFRKHLTEKFHSLRSSRKCPLATTETGTEVVMPLNHIPVNSLKN
- the PTAFR gene encoding platelet-activating factor receptor isoform X1; amino-acid sequence: MLSAALTVPSASLSPSRPLSLLFLRHRQDTVNSYRLQPRAMATNDSSRVDSEFRYTLFPIAYSIIFVLGVIANSYVLWVFVRLYPSKKLNEIKIFMVNLTMADLLFLVTLPLWIVYYYHKGDWILPKFLCNMTGCFFFINTYCSVAFLAVITYNRFQAVTRPIKTAQATTRKRGIYLSLVIWVAIVGAASYFFVLDSTNVVPNKAGSGNITRCFEHYEKGSMPVLIIHIFLVVSFFVVFLIIFICNLVIIRTLLMQPTQLQRNAEVKRRALWMVCMVLAVFIICFVPHHMVQLPWTLAELGFQDSAFHQAINDAHQITLCLLSTNCVLDPIIYCFLTKKFRKHLTEKFHSLRSSRKCPLATTETGTEVVMPLNHIPVNSLKN
- the PTAFR gene encoding platelet-activating factor receptor isoform X2, with translation MATNDSSRVDSEFRYTLFPIAYSIIFVLGVIANSYVLWVFVRLYPSKKLNEIKIFMVNLTMADLLFLVTLPLWIVYYYHKGDWILPKFLCNMTGCFFFINTYCSVAFLAVITYNRFQAVTRPIKTAQATTRKRGIYLSLVIWVAIVGAASYFFVLDSTNVVPNKAGSGNITRCFEHYEKGSMPVLIIHIFLVVSFFVVFLIIFICNLVIIRTLLMQPTQLQRNAEVKRRALWMVCMVLAVFIICFVPHHMVQLPWTLAELGFQDSAFHQAINDAHQITLCLLSTNCVLDPIIYCFLTKKFRKHLTEKFHSLRSSRKCPLATTETGTEVVMPLNHIPVNSLKN